A window of Dissulfurirhabdus thermomarina contains these coding sequences:
- the hflK gene encoding FtsH protease activity modulator HflK yields the protein MQPQDISQFEVRVPKLPGRALLGLLLAAVAALVLWNTWYTVAPEEVGVVLRFGRFVRQEAPGLHFKLPAPVERVYKVPVQRQLRENFGFRTGELARRMGRLGGQLEAESLMLTGDLNVAVVEWTTQYRVADAYKYLFKVADIQTTFRDMNEAVMRAVVGDRTVNEVLTVGRQEVADMAIQKLQALCDEYETGIVVDQIVLQDVNPPDPVKPSFNEVNQAQQEKEKLINDAMAAYNRAIPRARGEALRTVQQAEGYAADRVNRAKGDAKRFEAVLAAYRRAPNVTRRRLYLETMAEIFPRASRKVILDEKARNLLPLLSLDGEVKK from the coding sequence ATGCAACCCCAAGACATCTCCCAGTTCGAGGTCCGGGTCCCCAAGCTGCCCGGGCGGGCCCTCCTGGGGCTCCTGCTGGCGGCGGTGGCCGCCCTGGTGCTCTGGAACACGTGGTACACGGTGGCCCCGGAGGAGGTCGGGGTGGTGCTCCGGTTCGGGCGGTTCGTCCGCCAGGAGGCGCCCGGGCTCCACTTCAAGCTGCCGGCGCCCGTGGAGCGGGTCTACAAGGTGCCGGTCCAGCGCCAGCTCCGGGAGAACTTCGGCTTCCGGACCGGGGAACTGGCCCGCCGCATGGGACGCCTCGGGGGGCAGCTCGAGGCCGAGTCGCTCATGCTCACCGGGGACCTCAACGTGGCCGTGGTGGAATGGACCACCCAGTACCGGGTGGCCGACGCCTACAAGTACCTCTTCAAGGTGGCGGACATCCAGACCACCTTCCGGGACATGAACGAGGCGGTCATGCGGGCCGTGGTGGGGGACCGGACGGTGAACGAGGTCCTCACCGTGGGCCGCCAGGAGGTGGCCGACATGGCGATCCAGAAGCTCCAGGCCCTCTGCGACGAGTACGAGACCGGCATCGTGGTGGACCAGATCGTGCTCCAGGACGTGAACCCGCCCGACCCGGTCAAGCCCTCCTTCAACGAGGTCAACCAGGCCCAGCAGGAGAAGGAAAAGCTCATCAACGACGCCATGGCCGCCTACAACCGGGCCATCCCCCGGGCGCGCGGGGAGGCCCTCCGGACCGTGCAGCAGGCCGAGGGCTACGCCGCCGACCGCGTCAACCGGGCCAAGGGTGACGCCAAGCGCTTCGAGGCCGTCCTGGCCGCCTACCGCCGGGCGCCCAACGTGACCCGGCGCCGGCTCTACCTCGAGACCATGGCGGAGATATTCCCGCGGGCCAGCCGCAAGGTGATCCTCGACGAGAAGGCCCGCAACCTGCTGCCGCTCCTGTCCCTCGACGGGGAGGTGAAGAAATGA